A window of Saccopteryx leptura isolate mSacLep1 chromosome 5, mSacLep1_pri_phased_curated, whole genome shotgun sequence contains these coding sequences:
- the S100P gene encoding protein S100-P, with protein MSELEIAMGMIIDVFARYAGTDGSKNSLSKGELKVLMEKELPGFLQSGKDKDTVDKLLKDLDANGDATVDFNEFIVFVAALTSACHKYFEQEGPR; from the exons ATGTCAGAACTGGAGATAGCCATGGGCATGATCATCGACGTCTTTGCCCGGTACGCAGGGACGGACGGCAGCAAGAACAGCCTGAGCAAGGGCGAGCTGAAGGTGCTCATGGAGAAGGAGCTCCCAGGCTTCCTGCAG AGCGGAAAGGACAAGGACACCGTGGACAAACTGCTCAAGGACCTGGATGCCAACGGAGATGCCACAGTGGACTTCAATGAGTTCATCGTGTTTGTGGCGGCGCTCACGTCTGCCTGTCACAAGTACTTTGAGCAGGAGGGGCCCAGATGA
- the LOC136405900 gene encoding MORF4 family-associated protein 1-like: MRPLDIVELAEPEEVEVLEPEEDFEQFLLPVIHEMREDIAALTRARGRGPLRDRGKLWAMDHLLVQIKTQVEASEESALNHLQEPGGAEARAAARSEPAEEKAKEMAKMAEMLVALVRRIERSESS, encoded by the coding sequence ATGCGGCCCTTGGACATCGTCGAGCTGGCCGAGCCGGAGGAAGTGGAGGTGCTGGAGCCCGAGGAGGACTTCGAGCAGTTCCTGCTGCCGGTCATCCACGAGATGCGGGAGGACATCGCGGCGCTGACGCGGGCGCGCGGGCGCGGGCCCCTGCGGGACCGGGGCAAGCTGTGGGCCATGGACCACCTGCTGGTCCAGATCAAGACGCAGGTGGAGGCCTCGGAGGAGAGCGCGCTCAACCACCTGCAGGAGCCCGGCGGCGCCGAGGCGCGCGCGGCGGCGCGCAGCGAGCCGGCCGAGGAGAAGGCCAAGGAGATGGCGAAGATGGCCGAGATGCTGGTGGCGCTGGTGCGGCGGATAGAGCGGAGCGAGTCGTCGTGA